The nucleotide window tttGGACcgcattttttctgaaaaattccgCTATAATAAACGCCGGGGGCCATTTtctaggatagtaatatgtacctgctttgctttgcagcagtcacataataaatcTCCAAATTCACTTTACATGGTTTTTAAGGGAtacttgagccattttcagcagtaaaaagttaatattgtgtccagaatgaatttttttggcacacccctattgaccaatctaaagtgttgaaaatagaTTGCTCTCTTTGTTAATGTAATGTTAATATGGTTGAACAAACGTGTCATTTTAGGCATCTCTTGAAAATTGCCGATTTTGGCCCGACCCCAGCGATACACTGTTCAATTTTTCAGTTTGTTAAGCAATGCTAAGCATATAACGGTAAGTATAGCGAACCCCTTCCTCTTCCCGCAGAGACAAGTGTTCCAACTGTCATACCATCAAGTTATGTCTCTTAGTACTTATTCCCATACAAACACCCATGTTAAGTGAAGATGTGTGATTCACTGTGAATCAAACCACACAcagagacacacatgcacactttggTACCCATGTGCATATGAAATCCCCAAGACACAGCTCAGCTTTCCAGAAAATAAACCGCCAGCCGTATCAGAGCCGAGTGGGCGGCCTGGTCACATGGTAAGAATCAGATGAGGTCAGCATCTGGATTGCAGTGTTTTCCTGAGATTAATAATCCCGACCATGCAAATAATCCCCCTGTGGGAAGGCGGAGTTATCGAGTGTATATCTACTCACATGCATTCAGAAAGGGATTCCattattttcttctttcatcCTGTAAATTCGAGAcacctttagaaaaaaaaatagcacttttACTTAGAAGTTACACggtcattcaaacccaaaaacacataaatgttttttgtttttttttaaatattttgtccttcacACCCCAaaacgtgtgtatatatatatatatatatatatatatatatatatatatatgctagcTGGAGCAtaaagaagactttgatgcagcttctgacctgaagaggtcgcttaaagcaattgggtggcagaagagtataagatgtcggccagggccatgttgcaacaagctcttttcccagtgtttgcaacaggtttgtgaataatgatgatattTAACTAtattatgctaattgctgcaaaactcaaacacatacaaatatctttcttttggtacgttctgtgtttttatagcaatagaacagaatattccttgcaaaatcagtcaaaatccagtaaaacagccgggagggtGGAGGGctgcttcactgaaaatggctgggagtgaatgagttcatatcCAAAATCCACTGGACTGTACAGTGCCCAAGGGATCTAAAAACGACAgacatggctcacctgtttcctgggtttggtcatgtgacgttcacaaccTGAGCCCTTGGGCACTATGATGTCATATTCAGAAAATATTTCCATCCATTATTAACATGTGGTAACCGTTGCTCACTTGTTCAGGGCATGTGGAAGGTTAGTCACTCCTGCTCGGTAATCCATTAACTGTGTAATTGGGAGAACAAAGCGGGTGATAAGTCTACGTGGGCGGAGGAGATGATGAGGTGGTGATGGCAGGATGTACAGTAGGTGTGGTGCTATTTCATTTCCTGTTTGGGCTGCtaagattgtttttgttttgtttttggcataTGAGCATTGATGCAGAGGTTGCCGCAAATGCATGCTCAGCTCAGCTGACAGAGTGGGAGAATATAGTAACGCTGAGGAGCTGCCAGCCAGGGGGGAAAGACGAGGAGGCGGAAGGAAGGAAGTGGGAACATGATGAAGGCAGTGGGAGTCACTTGTGTGGCTTTTGAAGGAGAGGACCAGACATCACAAAAGGAGTGCTGTGTTACAAGCAAATAAGTTTTCATGTGCGTAACATGGGAAATGAGATCATGACCATTAATATAGTTACAACAATAACATTAACACTGCACTCAAATATTGAAAAACAATTATGTGAATAGTGATCTAATTCAAATGTCAATGTCAACTGATAGGATTGTATCATTTTGTTGTGATAAGTGTTTGCAGCTAACTTACCATGgctaattgaaattcaatggaCAGGGCCAAAGTGATGTCTAACactatattgtatatatattttcattaccACTTTACCAGAGATTACCTCAATACAATCGTTTTTGCTGTGGAGCCAAAGGTAGCCATGCTGTTGATGTCATAATTCAGAAAATAAATTGATCATAAAGGCCTTTAGTGCTTGAGTgaatggaatgtgtaactatgttttcattgtaattgtgacttaatgctgtttaaaaagtacattttgcataaaaaaaatgtgacaattttgatttttgttggaaaatgtAGTTTAAATGACTTACAGCCTTCAGCCAAACGTCATTCAACCTCAAACGGGCTCGGTTAAAAACAAGAGGACGTCAATGTCCAAATAAGGAGTGACAGGTAAACCCATATATGGAAGTTCCGACTGCAAGTGCGGCTCATTGACGGAAAACAAGGCGGGGTTTTGACTTTTTTATCAACAAGCAAGTGAACTTGTTTGAAGTCATTCACTGTAACTCagggaacaaacttgactaccTTTATTCCCCAAGGAAGACTtttcaacaacaataaaaacatcAATTGACTATTTACCTTTCCGACCATGACGACAGTCGGCGAGCCTTTGGAAATAAACAGCCACGAGTTGGTTCACCTCCTTAGGGAGCGCACCTCACCCGGATGCGTGGTCCTTGACTGCAGACCCTTTCTGGACTTCTCCCTGGCGCACGTCAGCGAGTCCCGGAACGTCAACTGGAACTCGGTACTGCGCCGCAGGTCTAAGGGCGCCGAGGTGGCCCTGGATTGGCTCATCCCGGACAAGGCGCTGTTGGGCCGGCTGCGACCGCCGCGCGGGGAGTTCAGCCGAACGCAGCTGCCGGTGGTCGTGGTGCTGGATGAGGACAGCCGCCGCGTGGACGAGCTCAAGACGGAGAGCGTGGCCAAAATGTTGCTCGCGGCCCTGAGAAACGAAGTCAGCACGCAAATTTGCTTCCTCCGAGGTAACGAGAATATTATGATGTGTGATTTAGTAGCAGTTCTCAGACGGGGGTTCATGGCGCAACTATTTTCACTAAATTATTATGAGATAATAATTTGACGCTCACATAAATCATATCGTTTTATACTTTGTTAAAATAGACTAAATAATTATTCCATTAAAATGTACTGCACAAGAAAGTCAAATAGATTTGTTTTAACCTGAATTTAAAACAGTTAGAAAAGATTACATGTAATTTGTGCATGTGTTACAATTAAAAGGtgaatacaactgaactgtacttaaatgtattttaaaggttaaaaaaaggaaaaggggaaaaaatggaaaagttttaactacaaaataaaggaaaacaaaactatttaacTAATAAAAACGGTCAAACATTACATTAGATTacattgaaatgttttgttAGCCAAAAGTTAAAACAGCTGAACTGCATGTGGCAAACAAATACTGTGCTAGACTGGGAAAAATAAAAGAAGTTTCAGCCGCTACCATTACGTACTGAACATTTAATCAGGGAGTCTTTCACTTGCCACTTGGGGGAGTAGCTACCACACTTCGAGAAGAATCACGGaaattccttaaaaaaattCCTTAAATATAAAAAGTCCTATTAAAGGCATTTTTAATGCAGATTCAAATCCTTGATTtacataatgtttttttttcctctaaaaaaaaaaatacaaatttgttacatgatttttatttaaacaggcaacttttttttttccattcctcTGGCATTTCGTGCCACACATTGTATGTTTACTTATGTGTGATTTATCCCATCCTTGGAAAAAATGTTCTTCCATAAGTGGCCCCTGGATGCAAAAATGTTGCGAACCATAATGTATGTTTACaatgattacattttatgtAGGATGTGTTCTGGAGGATTTAACTGTGACCTCCTTTTTAGGTGGATTTGAAGGATTTTCAGAGGCTTACCCAGAACTCTGCTACAACAAAACGCTCACTGAAGTGGAACCAGAGCCACCAGCAAGCTTGGGCTGGAGGACCCCCGGATTCGATCAGGTagaataagataaaaaaaaaaaaaaaagtattatccaCCCAAGTTATGAAcgcatttccattttttaatcgCAGGACGGCCCCGTCGAGCTGTTGCCCTTCCTGTTTTTGGGCAGCGCCGTCCACTCGTCACGCCGGGAGACCCTCACGTCGGCCGGCATCACAGCCGTGCTCAACGTGTCTTCTTCATGCCCCAACTTCTTCGAGGGGGAGTTTCAGTACCTGCGTCTCACCGTGGAGGACAACCTGGCCGCGGACATCCGAGCTTGCTTCTCGACAGCCATCGCCTTTATTGGTAAGGAGGGGCCCCGGGGGCATTCCTTTTTTGCAAATCCACTCATCTAGTTTGGTCAACATTTGCTTACTGTATTGTGAGCTCAAATCAAAACAGATTAGTGTGTTAGATAAACAAGCACTGAGGACTTTGAACCTTAACGCTGCACTTgaatataagaaaataaaaataaaaactgatgctTCAATTGAGATGTAttgcaaatgaatgaatgaaaacttGGCATAAATAGATATTGCAAACAAGCAGTTCTAAACGATTAAATGCAAATCAGAATCAGAATGAACTTTGTTGGCCAAGTATGATAAAAGCGtatggaaaatgtatttaatagtTGAATACAACTCGTATTTAACCCCTTCGGTCCCAGACGACTggagtggacatgacatattttcatgtccaaaccaataaaaatgcataatttggatgacatcaacacttctggttcttGATTGaatcctagctaaccaatcacaattgcaagttgatttgcatgatgttcatgttaaaaatgttacatatataagcttggtaagtttacaacacgttacagtCATCCCAGCCTGGCGTCCActataccaaataaaaacacgaGATAACCCCAACTTTTTTCCCagttgttcttatgtgggaaaaaaagagtcaaaatcagttaaaaaaaaaaaaaatgcgggtctgaaggggttaaacTATGTGCTGTTCTGgatttcagaggaaaaaaaaatgtttaagccaTTTTAACATTATGTATAGACCACGAGAAAGATCACTGATTTAGGTAACACGTGTATAAAGTTACCATAGTcctgtcaacaacaaaaaagaaaaaagaaaaaaaaaagacaagtctACTTTACTACTCCACATCAACGTTTAAAGCTTGAAGTCGACTAATTGCTAATCACGTTTTTTGGCATCTTGTATTCCAATTAACCAATTTAATGAGGAATTTGAACCTCTCGACTGTGGTCGCCTGACAGTTTTCATACGTCTTTGCGGGTCAGAGTACAAAAATAGGCAGGTTGTAGATGGTAACTAATAGCGTTTAGCTTAGCTAGCATCCGCTATTCCAGTCACTGATAGCCTTAAATTATTCATTCCAGCGTGACGATGTGACTGGTGGCAAGGAAGGGAAACTGTGCAAATTGAACCTCCTTTTCACTGCCAAAATGTTtcatctaaaaaataataataaaaaaaatagcagtaaCAAAGAAATAGGTCACGTCATTGTCATGTGCTCATATTGGCTCAGCATAAGTATAAAGTATAACCACCACAGTGCCCAAAGCGTTCCtactaaaattaaactgcactaataaacttcatcaccagagggtgctagaactgcacaatttatttttaacggATGTGCTCCTTTTACTATAGTGGCATGTCGAtgacgatatcgcgatattgcagtTATCGTTACATCTTTTGTGTCGGTAGCTGTCTTGTtgctgttttacaatcaggagctACAAATGAGtatttagaagaatagaaaattgtgattaatttaaTGAAATCTTAAGGGAAAATACATTAGAATATGTAGGTCTTTGTTTCAAATTATGTTATTGTAGTAAAAGAAAAGCTATTCATAAGTTTCTCTTTCCTGTAgaatttcaatgggaaaaaaaaaatcatttcatctGTATGCTCGCCCCCACAGATGCTGTGAAGCAGAGCGGTGGTCGGGTGCTGGTGCACTGCCAAGCGGGGATCTCTCGCTCGGCCACCATCTGCCTGGCCTACCTCATGCACACCCGGCGGGTTCGTCTTGACGAGGCCTTTGACTTTGTGAAGCAGCGGCGACAGATCATCTCCCCCAACCTGGCTTTCATGGGACAGCTGCTGCAGTTTGAGACGGACGTGCTGTGTCAGGGCTGACGTCATACGAGTCAGTTAGGAGTTAGAATATGAAATGTTTTCATAGCAGTCCTGAAACCTTCCTGACCCACATCATATATATTTTGGTACGCAGTGGTGCTGGCATCATTGTGTAATCTTAGGAGACAACACTGTGCTTGCAAAGAATCATGTAcataaacattttcatttatttctacTGTATATAATAAGACAGTTTGTTGACATGCCTGTCAGTTAATGCACTTTATACATGCAGAAAAATGACTGCgaatcttttcttctttttttttttccacaaataaaaAGCGGTGCCGAAGAACATGTTtagtcttgtttttatttgatacaTATAGCTAGACTGTTATGGTTTGAGTCcaggataaaaacaaaaaacaaaaaaaacaaaaaaaaacaaaaacaaacataatatgGACAGTGGTATGaggaaacaaattacaaatatatatatatatatatattttttttttactgtacttaAGTGGATGTTTCAggtatttacttgagtatatatttttttacattttaaaacagcTATCCATACTTTATCCTTTATCAAAATTAGAGtggttactttattttatttttttattaattttttaaaatttacagATGTTCACAGAacctaaaaaatattaaaaaatagagGAAGGTAAAGTCAAGTGAAATTGGTTTCTTGATTGAGATCTTGGGAGAAGCTTGTCTCCCTCCATGGCCTTATATAGAAATATCTGCTAAAGCAATGATTTAATTTCACTCAGTTCAGTATTTTCCACATAAGTTGCACATGATAACCAAATATGAGTCGCTTATTAAATTGATTCTCATCAAAGGCAAGGAGGGCATCGCATGCAACGTCGACCACATATTCACGTACAATACGAAGTACTGTATTGGTTTAAAGCTAAGTAGCGACCCCTCGTGATTGCAATtttaaaatcctccatatacacCAGCAGATGTCACCAACACACTGTTTATTATGACACATGGCGCctacttgaaataaaaacagggaAATGACATGTTAATGGATCCAAAAATTAAGGCAACCACATTGCCCATCTGCACATCCGAATGACTTGTGGAGCAATTTCACGTTACCCTTCATAAGGTCATGCTTTCCTCCCTTTTCATTTGAGGCTGCATTAAATTTCTTTAGGTCGGCcagacttaataataataataataataacagcaataataacaagaataataataatagtttattTAAAGTAGATAATGGTAAGTATCCTGCAAGtgatttacattattattattattattattataattattattattattgcaagcGTGAAAAGGAAGGTCGCGAAATGATGACGGGCGAgcgaggcgacgggggggagaagaaaaagagtTTTGGAGGGAGTTGTAAAATAAACGGGGCAGTCagcatttgctccccaaaagcAGTTCTGCTAACCGGCTAGCCGAGTAGAAAGTTCGATAGATTCCCGGAGAGAAAAGgttccacaaaaaaattattcttcCAGGAAACACACAAGATCCCACCGCTGCCACCAATACCAATGCAGCGTGTCTTGTGTCGCGTTCCGGAACACTCtccgtgggggggaaaaaacacaagAACGTGTACTGCTTTTGGGGAGCAAACGCTGACTGCCCCGTTTATTTTACAACTCCCTCCAAAACTCTTTTCTCCTCCCCCCGTCGCCTCGCTCTTCCGTCATCATTTCGCGACATTCCTTTTAACGCttacattattattgttttccttggggttggtcaacaccaCATTTTTTCAGATGCTAGTACAAGTTTCCACTCTTGATTGCTCACCGATATGATAACAAGTACCAATCCGTACATAAAATTTAAATTCACAATGACAATTGTAAACAAAGACCAGTCTTTCTAACGCACGATGATGATTCACCAATGTGTCAAACGGCCGCAGTGTAGCACCAACTACTATAAGTCTCACAAGACAGTGTGCCACTGTGCATTCTTCTATAAAGTCCAAATACTCAGAGCACCTCCACAATGGGGTGCCCCTTCCCCCAAATAAACGCCAATATTGACCAGTTTACGCTTTTACGTGATAGACATTTCAGCAATGCCACCCCACATAGTTGCACAGGAGCTGCCGCTGCACACAGCTCCAAAGAGTGCAAATGATTTTTGCTTTCCACGCCGCATCCCCATGGTCAAACTCTTTGTACTGTCAACTTCAAGGGCATGATGCTGCACACCGAATCAAAGTAACAATTCAAAAAAGATCCCAACCGATTGTGCTGGATGTGCGCCACATTTGCCCTTCAGTGTGTTGGGATGAAAATGGACAACTACCAAGGaacttgcactttttttttttttttttttttttttttttaatatagctaCTTTTCCATCACTGTGTACAAACTTTCCATGAAGGGAGTTCATACATTTGGGGCCTTGAACAGCATTGTTTTGCGCACTGCTGTGTGACGCTGGCGTCAGCGGCACACCTTTCTCTTTCTGCCCCTCtgtgcaaaacacatttttctactgAATCCGCCCATGAGAAACAGACACACTACTTGATTGGAGAGCACTCCAGCGCTTAaaagctttattttgtttccttTCATATTTAGAATATGTAGCGGGGATGGGGTGCGAAATGTATCACCATTATGGGTGCCTACTTCAAGCCCGCAAGCTGTAATTCCACAGGAGGACTCCTctttaattaaatgaataatgTGCGCGCGGTGGGCGCATTACCAAACAAACAGGACCTCCTACCCACGGACCATTCATGGGGGCCATGTGTTTGGATGCGTAGGCTGACGAGTGTTTATGTCACGGAGGCCACCTACCCACTCTGGAACAGCACAACACGAACCCCGGCGCCGTTTCGTTTTAGGGGCATGACGCAAGCAGACTGTGCAATCAGGTACTTGACCTCGGCAAGAGCAGCATGCCACGAGGGGAGGGCGTaagggttctttttttttttttttttacatggggaGGGACGTGCTGCAGGGTGCATAATGCAGAGGGATTTAAGCGGAAGTCAAGTCACAATGAAAATGCATGAGCACAGAGAGCTACAAGGGCCTTCTGTGCGGCAGCGTTTTGCGGTGATAAAAGGTTGGAGGTAACACTGCTCAATTACATACAGATTGTTCTGCACTGAAATGGGGGAGTCCATTCATGCACCTTTCGTTCAGTCGGCACTAAAAATCCCCCATAGGGTTAATTATTCAATTCCAAGATATAACTCACTTTTTTTCAAGTGTCAAAAGGGCAATGGTATGTTACAGctggaaaaaaagtcaagtacATTTGAGGGTACCACTGCACTGATAACTGTTGCAAATGGGGGTTGTCTATAAtacatttatgggaaaaaaagtatgacaAATTGGTTGTTAGAGCAGCATGGTGGAATAGcagttagcacgtctgcctcacagtttggAGGTTGTGCTCAAATGTTCGCTCCTGCCTTCTTGTGAGGAGTGTGC belongs to Festucalex cinctus isolate MCC-2025b chromosome 5, RoL_Fcin_1.0, whole genome shotgun sequence and includes:
- the dusp2 gene encoding dual specificity protein phosphatase 2; the encoded protein is MTTVGEPLEINSHELVHLLRERTSPGCVVLDCRPFLDFSLAHVSESRNVNWNSVLRRRSKGAEVALDWLIPDKALLGRLRPPRGEFSRTQLPVVVVLDEDSRRVDELKTESVAKMLLAALRNEVSTQICFLRGGFEGFSEAYPELCYNKTLTEVEPEPPASLGWRTPGFDQDGPVELLPFLFLGSAVHSSRRETLTSAGITAVLNVSSSCPNFFEGEFQYLRLTVEDNLAADIRACFSTAIAFIDAVKQSGGRVLVHCQAGISRSATICLAYLMHTRRVRLDEAFDFVKQRRQIISPNLAFMGQLLQFETDVLCQG